Proteins encoded by one window of Primulina huaijiensis isolate GDHJ02 chromosome 1, ASM1229523v2, whole genome shotgun sequence:
- the LOC140978309 gene encoding uncharacterized protein, whose protein sequence is MAENITGEKSSSVQDIPDSPILLRLVAKRRTWVCLFVSVYSLLLYLSWNLLTSVLNWYESESLSSTSSSTGLSALYASLFLGMAFGILSMVAALAVAVPATLVTWISVLVLLAFFGKPRRTLVVEGKKLTAEIGGFVLRVLIKEGNIVAAVCAVLGYFALVRKHKESIGDNQFD, encoded by the coding sequence ATGGCAGAAAACATCACGGGAGAAAAATCCTCAAGTGTCCAGGATATCCCCGATTCACCAATCCTTCTGAGGCTCGTCGCCAAAAGAAGAACATGGGTTTGCCTATTTGTGTCTGTTTACTCATTGTTGCTTTACCTTTCTTGGAACCTCTTGACGTCAGTTCTTAATTGGTACGAATCTGAATCATTGTCCTCTACCTCTTCTTCGACTGGGTTGTCGGCTCTCTATGCGTCGCTTTTCCTGGGGATGGCTTTCGGGATTCTTTCGATGGTAGCGGCGCTAGCCGTGGCTGTCCCGGCAACGCTGGTGACTTGGATATCTGTGCTCGTGCTGTTGGCTTTTTTTGGGAAGCCCAGGAGGACCTTGGTGGTGGAAGGTAAGAAATTGACGGCTGAGATTGGTGGGTTTGTTCTGAGAGTGTTGATCAAGGAAGGGAATATTGTGGCTGCTGTTTGTGCGGTTCTTGGGTACTTTGCGCTCGTTAGGAAGCATAAAGAAAGCATCGGAGATAACCAATTCGATTGA